In Planctomycetaceae bacterium, the following proteins share a genomic window:
- the cimA gene encoding citramalate synthase: MPRIQLYDTTLRDGSQGEGVNFSLQDKLMIALKLDELGFDYIEGGYPLSNPKDEEFFQRAAEMEWKHAKITAFGMTRRKGVTAAQDVGMQALVNSMAPVITIVGKTWDMHVTEVLRVSLEENLAMIRDSVAFAKENGREVIYDAEHCFDGWRANPEYAVLTWKAAAEAGADMICMCDTNGGNLPEQIAEAVAALRAEVDCRVGIHCHNDCDLAVANSLSAVYAGAIQVQGTINGIGERCGNVDLVSVAANLSLKLGYEVLQPERIQRLTELSRYVYELANMNFRPGQPFVGSSAFAHKGGMHVHAVNRIARSYEHITPESVGNARRVLVSELSGRSNIVAKTTKFKIAEDNALMSRILEAVQDLENEGYQFEAAEASFDLLVMKQAGTYVPTFALEHYRVNVENQSREPMTEAVIKLLIDDVTQHVVGEGDGPVNALDSALRKALTPAYAGIADMSLVDYKVRVINSSEGTAARVRVVIESRDKEDMWSTVGVSENVIEASWIALVDAFEYKIHKDRGIVARG, from the coding sequence ATGCCTCGAATCCAGCTTTACGACACGACTTTGCGCGATGGTTCTCAGGGTGAAGGAGTGAACTTCTCTCTGCAGGACAAACTCATGATCGCTTTGAAACTGGATGAATTGGGTTTCGATTACATCGAAGGAGGTTACCCGCTTTCCAATCCGAAGGATGAAGAATTCTTTCAGCGTGCCGCTGAAATGGAATGGAAGCATGCGAAAATCACCGCGTTCGGAATGACGCGTCGCAAGGGTGTGACGGCGGCTCAGGACGTAGGGATGCAGGCCCTGGTGAACAGCATGGCGCCGGTGATTACGATCGTTGGCAAGACGTGGGATATGCATGTCACTGAAGTTCTGCGTGTTTCGCTGGAAGAGAATCTGGCGATGATTCGTGATTCTGTGGCGTTCGCGAAAGAAAACGGTCGCGAAGTCATTTACGACGCGGAACACTGTTTCGACGGGTGGCGAGCCAACCCCGAGTACGCTGTGCTGACCTGGAAAGCGGCTGCTGAAGCCGGTGCCGATATGATTTGCATGTGTGATACGAACGGTGGCAATCTTCCCGAGCAGATTGCGGAAGCCGTTGCTGCTCTGCGTGCCGAAGTCGACTGCAGGGTGGGCATCCATTGCCACAACGATTGTGATCTGGCCGTCGCAAATTCTTTATCAGCTGTTTACGCCGGTGCGATTCAGGTGCAGGGAACGATCAACGGAATTGGTGAGCGTTGCGGGAATGTTGATCTGGTTTCTGTGGCCGCAAACTTGTCATTGAAGCTTGGCTACGAAGTGCTCCAGCCAGAGCGGATTCAGCGATTGACGGAGCTTTCCCGTTATGTTTACGAACTGGCGAATATGAACTTTCGTCCCGGTCAGCCTTTCGTTGGTTCCAGTGCGTTTGCCCACAAGGGAGGCATGCATGTCCATGCTGTCAATCGGATCGCACGCAGTTACGAACATATCACGCCCGAATCCGTTGGAAACGCGCGTCGCGTTCTGGTGAGCGAATTATCAGGTCGGTCGAATATTGTTGCCAAGACGACAAAGTTCAAGATTGCGGAAGACAACGCGTTGATGTCCAGAATTCTTGAAGCCGTTCAGGATCTGGAAAATGAAGGGTATCAGTTCGAAGCAGCTGAAGCCTCATTTGATTTACTTGTTATGAAGCAGGCTGGTACTTACGTGCCGACGTTTGCCCTGGAACATTATCGCGTCAATGTGGAGAACCAGTCGCGTGAACCCATGACAGAAGCTGTGATCAAACTCCTGATTGACGATGTCACTCAGCACGTCGTCGGCGAAGGCGATGGTCCCGTCAACGCTCTGGACTCTGCACTGCGAAAAGCCCTGACTCCGGCCTACGCCGGCATCGCAGACATGAGTCTGGTGGACTATAAGGTTCGCGTGATTAACAGCAGTGAAGGCACGGCAGCGCGGGTCCGTGTCGTGATTGAGAGTCGAGACAAAGAAGATATGTGGAGCACTGTCGGGGTCAGCGAGAACGTCATTGAAGCCAGCTGGATCGCTCTGGTCGACGCATTTGAATACAAGATCCACAAAGACCGCGGGATCGTCGCCCGAGGCTGA
- a CDS encoding DUF2459 domain-containing protein gives MALRISQCILLAASVLPLSGCSMLQEAIHSRPVIRAQSASIQPVSWESNSIKSIFVVGHGWHTGIVLRVADITPEVWPEIEEFRQFRYVEIGWGDEGFYRMDGLKMGTAMKAAFLPTPSVMHVAAFDLSPDLVFDHSDVIALELGSDEFESLTKFIAATCRRGADGEAKDLGEGRYGYSRFYRGAKSYYLPQTCNVWTAQALQQAGQPISPSLCVTAEAVIRRMHECGETLNHSDAGLKRSMLRAERPEVE, from the coding sequence ATGGCACTGAGGATCAGTCAATGCATCCTGCTCGCGGCGAGCGTTCTTCCACTGTCCGGATGTTCGATGCTGCAGGAGGCCATTCATTCCCGACCGGTGATCCGCGCGCAATCTGCCAGCATTCAGCCGGTCTCCTGGGAAAGCAATTCAATTAAGTCGATCTTTGTTGTCGGTCATGGCTGGCATACCGGGATCGTTTTGCGTGTGGCAGATATCACACCGGAAGTCTGGCCTGAAATTGAAGAGTTCAGGCAGTTCAGGTACGTCGAAATTGGTTGGGGTGACGAAGGATTCTATCGGATGGATGGCTTGAAGATGGGAACGGCAATGAAGGCCGCATTCTTGCCAACACCCAGCGTGATGCATGTGGCTGCATTTGACCTGAGCCCGGACCTGGTTTTCGATCACAGCGACGTGATCGCCCTGGAACTGGGGTCGGACGAATTCGAATCGCTGACAAAGTTTATTGCCGCGACGTGCAGGCGTGGTGCCGATGGTGAGGCAAAGGACCTTGGTGAAGGCCGCTACGGTTACAGTCGCTTCTATCGGGGAGCAAAGAGTTATTATTTGCCTCAAACCTGTAACGTCTGGACCGCCCAGGCCCTCCAGCAGGCGGGACAGCCCATCTCTCCATCACTCTGCGTTACTGCAGAAGCAGTCATTCGTCGTATGCATGAGTGCGGTGAGACTCTGAATCATTCCGATGCCGGTCTGAAACGGTCCATGCTCCGTGCCGAACGTCCAGAAGTGGAATAG
- a CDS encoding carbon storage regulator yields MAQLQGENGVLVLSRKTSERILIGDDIAITVVRIGPNSVRIGIEAPKTMNIVREELCDFSGRGTSVVATDAVVAPTT; encoded by the coding sequence ATGGCTCAGTTGCAGGGAGAGAATGGCGTGCTGGTACTTTCACGAAAAACGAGTGAGCGAATTCTGATTGGTGACGACATTGCAATTACTGTCGTGCGAATCGGACCGAATTCTGTTCGGATCGGAATTGAAGCGCCAAAGACGATGAATATCGTTCGAGAAGAGCTGTGTGACTTCAGCGGTCGGGGCACGAGCGTCGTGGCCACGGATGCAGTCGTCGCTCCCACAACCTGA
- a CDS encoding LysM peptidoglycan-binding domain-containing protein: protein MASSDKNSAGTNPGRSTTESTQSLNKTSSSPEAVEHTDEETSGGLSLETKLGMITIVILVLTFGFLVYRKVDMHQQRLMQASISPQKASASDAPLNPSDQISSFIDASQSSIASATHPGETLEIHSATELEEPHSPGHERMLNDNPFSDGELFAQEPTASTSEPATAVNGSSRNLNLVVPDREELSDPFRMETAPTANTPPTEESTIALANTAPQATEPRLSFDSLNEPAIAEAKPLNSEAEQPTLLHTTPEVDFDFGESNAVEPPALAMQPEHNATPDLAAGDLGFDAGRPAFPATESQPAPELVFGELSEETTLASNHARPSSVPEVEGLDLNGAGADDEPGVGVEIAPSLQPQETSFSGNDPAPMLSFDPPQREAGLQPEKAELEVQLPDFGSLSQPEQPVEVAMLDPQQVPADPFSTEPSRKETVDPFSSAAPTLPQANPPTLSFDDEPAFNLHSNGTKNSAQSDSSTDASNAGVEFFGEQPRTRANPSSIMFPRADGSSPQQPGNQRRNNSGIRDGKFSLAAFNNVTAVEPPVDDGGNYEVITVQNGDNYTKISKRVYGTIRYFSALAVFNQHRIPDPSRMRPGMKVLTPPADLLEQRYPELFVDSKPRTALPARFIVREDGSAWYRVGENETLSEIAERYLGRSSRWIEIYRLNQSILRDPNRLKTGLVLALPDDAVEVSISPN from the coding sequence ATGGCAAGTTCTGACAAAAACTCCGCTGGAACCAACCCCGGCCGAAGTACGACTGAATCCACGCAGTCGCTCAACAAAACTTCGAGCAGTCCGGAAGCTGTAGAACACACCGACGAAGAAACCTCAGGCGGTCTCTCCCTGGAAACAAAACTCGGCATGATCACCATTGTGATCCTTGTGCTGACGTTTGGATTTCTGGTCTACCGCAAGGTCGACATGCACCAGCAACGCCTGATGCAGGCAAGCATTTCGCCCCAGAAAGCCAGTGCTTCCGACGCGCCACTGAACCCGTCCGATCAAATCAGTTCATTTATCGATGCGTCGCAGTCCAGTATTGCGTCTGCAACCCATCCGGGCGAAACGCTTGAAATACATTCAGCGACTGAACTCGAAGAACCCCACAGTCCAGGTCACGAAAGAATGCTGAACGACAACCCGTTCAGTGATGGTGAATTATTCGCGCAGGAGCCCACTGCAAGCACATCGGAACCAGCGACAGCAGTAAACGGATCCTCCCGAAATCTCAATCTTGTGGTGCCCGATCGAGAAGAACTTTCAGATCCATTTCGAATGGAAACTGCTCCGACCGCGAACACACCGCCAACGGAGGAATCAACCATCGCCCTGGCAAACACGGCTCCGCAAGCAACAGAACCAAGACTTTCATTTGACTCGCTGAACGAACCTGCGATAGCGGAAGCAAAACCGCTGAACTCAGAAGCTGAACAGCCCACCCTCCTGCATACAACCCCTGAAGTCGATTTTGACTTCGGAGAGAGCAACGCGGTGGAGCCGCCAGCTCTGGCGATGCAACCTGAACACAATGCAACGCCGGATTTGGCGGCGGGCGACCTGGGTTTCGACGCTGGCCGCCCGGCTTTTCCAGCCACTGAGAGCCAACCAGCACCGGAGTTGGTATTTGGAGAATTATCAGAGGAAACAACGCTGGCCTCCAACCATGCACGCCCATCGTCAGTTCCGGAAGTTGAGGGACTTGACCTGAATGGCGCTGGCGCAGACGACGAACCAGGAGTCGGCGTTGAAATTGCACCATCGCTGCAACCACAGGAAACTTCGTTCTCCGGAAATGATCCGGCCCCTATGCTTTCGTTCGATCCACCTCAGCGAGAGGCGGGATTGCAGCCCGAAAAAGCCGAGTTGGAAGTGCAACTACCAGATTTCGGTTCATTGTCGCAGCCAGAGCAGCCCGTCGAAGTTGCCATGCTGGATCCACAGCAGGTACCAGCTGATCCGTTTTCAACAGAACCGAGCCGCAAAGAAACAGTTGATCCGTTTTCGTCAGCAGCGCCAACGCTGCCACAGGCAAACCCACCAACTCTCTCCTTCGACGATGAACCTGCATTCAATCTTCATTCGAACGGAACGAAGAACAGCGCACAGAGTGATTCGTCCACGGATGCATCCAATGCAGGCGTTGAATTCTTTGGAGAGCAACCGCGAACCAGGGCAAACCCTTCGTCCATCATGTTCCCTCGCGCGGATGGCTCTAGTCCTCAACAACCGGGCAACCAACGACGCAACAATTCTGGCATACGCGATGGTAAATTCAGTCTGGCAGCGTTCAACAATGTCACCGCAGTCGAACCTCCTGTTGACGACGGTGGCAACTATGAAGTGATCACAGTTCAGAATGGCGACAATTACACCAAAATTTCAAAGCGTGTTTATGGAACCATTCGTTACTTTTCCGCGCTTGCGGTCTTTAATCAACATCGAATTCCGGACCCTTCACGCATGCGGCCTGGCATGAAGGTACTCACACCGCCAGCCGACCTGCTTGAACAACGCTACCCCGAGTTATTCGTCGACAGCAAACCTCGAACAGCACTGCCAGCCCGATTTATTGTGAGAGAAGATGGCTCTGCATGGTATCGGGTTGGTGAAAACGAAACGCTGTCGGAGATTGCTGAACGATATCTGGGGCGATCATCACGATGGATAGAAATCTATCGATTGAATCAGAGTATACTCAGAGATCCAAACCGACTGAAAACAGGGCTGGTCCTGGCCCTGCCAGATGATGCTGTCGAAGTCAGCATCAGTCCGAACTAA
- the rsmH gene encoding 16S rRNA (cytosine(1402)-N(4))-methyltransferase RsmH: MVDLPFLPVPASRQLWPPAQIHSPQLPSLPLNNLPDPCRSTPPTTFTKQPVMVSGQKSVHIPVMPREVLHQLQLSPGLSVLDGTAGGGGHSALILKHISPGGRLVSIDRDATMLELAAERLRNEFPTQSNYQLYHGSYTRAAEFLSAAGLEHADRVLLDLGLSSDQLADRERGFGFDAGGPLDMRFHAAGTPTAATLLRISSEAELVRMMEDYGDEPSAKKIAAEIIQRRSRGQSIETTAQLEDCVQAATGQRRGAGRNPATRVFQALRIATNNELQHVEQMMTEVLPRILKTGGIAVILTFHSLEDRIVKNACKGHQGWQVLTKTPLEPTPAEVRLNPRSRSTKLRAVRKL; encoded by the coding sequence GTGGTCGATCTTCCCTTCCTGCCTGTTCCCGCCTCTCGCCAGCTCTGGCCCCCTGCCCAAATCCACTCCCCTCAACTTCCTTCACTTCCACTCAACAACCTCCCAGATCCCTGTCGCTCAACGCCCCCTACCACTTTCACGAAACAACCGGTCATGGTTTCGGGACAAAAGTCGGTCCACATCCCAGTCATGCCCCGCGAGGTGCTGCATCAGCTGCAGCTCTCGCCCGGGCTGTCGGTCCTTGACGGAACGGCTGGCGGTGGTGGACACAGCGCTTTAATTCTAAAACACATCTCACCCGGTGGCCGGCTGGTATCCATCGATCGCGACGCAACGATGCTGGAACTGGCAGCGGAAAGACTGCGGAACGAGTTTCCGACACAGTCGAACTACCAGCTCTATCACGGCAGCTACACCCGGGCGGCGGAGTTTCTGTCCGCGGCTGGTCTGGAGCATGCCGATCGAGTGCTGCTTGATCTGGGACTGTCTTCGGATCAGCTTGCCGATCGGGAACGTGGATTCGGATTCGATGCAGGTGGCCCCCTGGACATGCGATTCCATGCCGCCGGGACACCCACAGCAGCAACACTTCTTCGAATCTCATCGGAAGCGGAGCTGGTTCGAATGATGGAAGATTATGGCGACGAACCTTCCGCGAAGAAGATTGCTGCCGAAATCATCCAGCGGCGTTCCCGCGGACAATCCATCGAAACAACAGCGCAGCTCGAAGACTGCGTTCAGGCCGCAACGGGCCAGCGACGTGGTGCGGGAAGAAACCCTGCAACTAGAGTCTTTCAGGCCCTTCGTATCGCAACGAACAACGAACTGCAGCACGTCGAGCAAATGATGACAGAAGTGCTGCCTCGAATATTAAAGACGGGCGGCATCGCCGTCATTCTTACGTTCCACTCACTCGAAGATCGCATCGTCAAGAACGCATGCAAAGGACACCAGGGATGGCAAGTTCTGACAAAAACTCCGCTGGAACCAACCCCGGCCGAAGTACGACTGAATCCACGCAGTCGCTCAACAAAACTTCGAGCAGTCCGGAAGCTGTAG
- a CDS encoding valine--tRNA ligase, which produces MSAELSKTYEPSEVQSRWIQHWESRGYCNADPKADREQHTIMIPLPNVTGALHMGHCLNGTVQDLLTRWRRMQGQEALWMPGTDHAGIATQAVVERRMLEEEGLTRHDIGREALVDRIWKWKDQYEARILNQLKQIGASCDWRRVRFTLDEVCSKAVRRTFFKMFCDGKIFRGKRLVNWDTHLQTAVADDEVYTEDIDGHFWTFNYPVVDDAGKPTGQKISYSTTRPETMLGDSAVCVHPTDERYTDLIGQRVRIPVNGRLIPIIADALLADKELGTGAVKVTPAHDPNDYACGLRNDLPMINVLNADGTINEEGGEFAGLDRLEARKAIVKKMEDLGQFEGVEDRRIPMKFSDRSKTAIEPFLSDQWFVKMDQLAQSAMDAVEDGRVRIFPQRYTKTYMDWLGEKRDWCISRQLWWGHRIPIWSKPASTEQIAAHADGGLFELPEFGDLSQLAAVVADGVMPGDKTLLVCVADGCPQIEAKLEAAGFEQDPDVLDTWFSSALWPHATLGWPDLKHNPPLAGAETGNDSNEVSNEVLDFFYPGSVLVTSRDIITLWVARMVLTGLYNMGDVPFRHVYIHPKILDGLGQTMSKSKGNGVDPLELIEKYGTDAVRFTISSLCGETQDVRLPVGYECPHCQAITPQTKEHQDMKPMGGATPSIRCAKCKKPFQFPSPWFTPDEGASVARIVSERFEYGRNFCNKLWNACRFAFMNLEGYTPDPVNEADLQMEDRWILSRLATTTNEVTTMLNRYHFDQATRTVREFTWNEYCDWYLEMVKPRLRNEETRATAQRVLVVVTDALLRMLHPFAPFITEELWHGLNHLAPVRGLTDQVEATESVMIAAWPELPSSLIDQALEKRFERLQTIIVAIRNVRALYKISPKEPLKLFMKCQPEVADQLQAVADQFDNLARTMLEAAGVDITRPGASASFALDDADGFIPLEGLIDREAELDRKLKEREKLNGFIEGHSKKLANEGFVSKAPPHVVNEIRETLASLQSQLESVERIIQELS; this is translated from the coding sequence ATGTCTGCTGAACTATCAAAAACCTACGAACCATCTGAAGTTCAATCCCGCTGGATACAACACTGGGAATCTCGCGGGTACTGCAACGCCGATCCAAAGGCAGATCGCGAACAGCACACCATCATGATTCCGTTGCCGAATGTCACGGGAGCCCTGCACATGGGGCACTGTCTGAATGGCACGGTCCAGGATTTGTTGACTCGCTGGCGACGGATGCAGGGACAGGAAGCGTTATGGATGCCGGGAACAGATCACGCCGGCATCGCGACTCAGGCCGTTGTTGAACGACGGATGCTGGAGGAAGAAGGGCTGACTCGCCACGACATCGGTCGCGAGGCGCTGGTGGATCGCATCTGGAAATGGAAAGACCAGTACGAAGCAAGAATTCTGAATCAATTGAAGCAGATCGGTGCGAGCTGTGACTGGCGGCGTGTTCGATTTACCCTGGACGAAGTATGCAGCAAGGCGGTCCGGCGAACGTTTTTCAAAATGTTCTGCGACGGCAAAATCTTTCGTGGAAAGCGCCTGGTTAACTGGGACACCCATCTGCAAACCGCGGTTGCAGATGACGAAGTCTATACCGAAGACATCGATGGTCATTTCTGGACGTTCAACTACCCGGTTGTTGATGATGCCGGTAAACCAACCGGTCAGAAAATCAGCTACTCAACAACCCGTCCGGAGACCATGCTGGGCGACAGTGCGGTTTGCGTACATCCGACAGACGAACGCTATACGGACCTGATTGGTCAGCGCGTACGGATCCCGGTCAATGGCCGGTTGATTCCGATCATTGCTGACGCCCTTCTGGCTGACAAAGAGCTAGGTACCGGTGCCGTTAAGGTCACGCCGGCTCACGATCCGAACGACTATGCTTGCGGTCTTCGCAATGATCTGCCCATGATCAACGTGCTGAATGCGGACGGCACGATCAACGAAGAAGGTGGCGAATTTGCGGGCCTCGACCGTCTGGAAGCCCGCAAAGCAATTGTGAAAAAGATGGAGGACCTCGGCCAGTTCGAAGGAGTTGAAGACCGCAGAATTCCCATGAAGTTCAGCGATCGCAGCAAGACGGCCATTGAACCTTTTCTCAGTGATCAATGGTTCGTGAAAATGGACCAGCTGGCACAGTCGGCCATGGATGCGGTTGAAGATGGTCGTGTCAGAATCTTCCCCCAGCGTTACACGAAGACTTACATGGACTGGCTTGGGGAAAAAAGAGACTGGTGTATCAGTCGTCAGCTCTGGTGGGGGCATCGGATTCCGATCTGGAGCAAACCGGCATCGACGGAGCAGATTGCTGCGCATGCCGATGGCGGCCTGTTTGAATTGCCTGAGTTCGGTGATCTTTCACAACTTGCTGCGGTCGTTGCCGATGGCGTCATGCCCGGGGACAAGACACTGCTTGTGTGTGTCGCTGATGGGTGTCCACAAATAGAAGCCAAACTGGAAGCCGCCGGATTCGAACAGGACCCCGACGTTCTCGATACGTGGTTCAGTTCTGCGCTCTGGCCGCATGCGACCCTGGGTTGGCCGGATCTGAAGCACAATCCGCCACTGGCAGGGGCAGAAACCGGAAACGATTCAAACGAAGTATCCAATGAAGTCCTGGACTTCTTTTACCCCGGGTCCGTTCTGGTGACATCTCGTGACATCATCACGCTGTGGGTTGCGAGGATGGTGCTGACGGGACTCTACAACATGGGAGACGTCCCATTCCGCCACGTTTATATTCATCCAAAGATCCTGGATGGACTTGGACAGACGATGTCCAAATCCAAAGGCAATGGTGTTGATCCACTGGAGTTGATTGAGAAGTACGGCACAGACGCGGTGCGATTCACTATCTCGTCGTTGTGTGGTGAAACACAGGATGTGCGTCTTCCTGTCGGGTATGAATGTCCGCACTGCCAGGCCATCACACCTCAAACGAAAGAGCACCAGGACATGAAACCGATGGGCGGGGCAACGCCGTCTATCAGATGTGCGAAGTGTAAGAAGCCATTTCAGTTCCCAAGTCCCTGGTTCACGCCGGACGAAGGAGCGTCGGTTGCCAGGATTGTCAGCGAACGTTTCGAATATGGTCGCAATTTCTGCAACAAGCTGTGGAATGCCTGCCGCTTTGCTTTCATGAATCTGGAGGGATACACGCCTGATCCCGTTAATGAGGCGGACCTGCAGATGGAAGATCGCTGGATCCTGAGCCGTTTGGCAACGACCACTAACGAAGTGACAACGATGCTGAATCGCTATCACTTTGATCAGGCCACTCGCACCGTCCGCGAATTCACGTGGAATGAATACTGCGACTGGTATCTGGAAATGGTCAAGCCGCGACTTCGAAACGAAGAAACCCGTGCCACTGCGCAGCGGGTGCTGGTGGTTGTAACCGACGCGCTGCTGCGAATGCTTCATCCTTTTGCACCGTTCATCACGGAGGAACTCTGGCATGGCCTCAATCACCTCGCGCCAGTACGAGGTCTTACGGATCAGGTCGAGGCAACGGAAAGTGTGATGATTGCGGCCTGGCCTGAACTGCCTTCTTCGTTGATCGATCAGGCTCTGGAAAAACGATTCGAACGCCTCCAGACAATCATTGTGGCAATTCGCAATGTGCGAGCGTTGTATAAGATCAGCCCGAAGGAACCCCTGAAGTTATTTATGAAGTGTCAGCCGGAAGTGGCTGACCAGCTTCAGGCTGTTGCGGATCAGTTCGATAATCTGGCAAGAACCATGCTGGAAGCTGCGGGCGTGGACATCACTCGACCGGGTGCGTCCGCGAGTTTCGCTCTGGATGATGCAGACGGTTTCATTCCTCTGGAAGGATTGATCGACCGTGAAGCAGAGCTGGACCGCAAACTGAAAGAACGCGAAAAACTCAACGGGTTTATCGAAGGCCACTCGAAGAAACTTGCGAACGAAGGTTTCGTCAGCAAAGCACCGCCCCACGTCGTCAACGAAATTCGTGAGACACTCGCCAGTCTGCAGTCCCAGCTGGAAAGCGTCGAACGCATCATTCAGGAATTGAGCTAG
- a CDS encoding TIM barrel protein, with the protein MHIAASTRSLWDLAFPAACLQIQDLGFDKVEIWLNETSDQLKPSQVAANPEAYAGQVREASRLSPSAIFLETDVDLPTFAGIVEYAKLLKIAQITIEASPRGTPFNTEIDRLRERVSLCHQEGVRLSILTKTGLLSEDPHTAVELCQSVKGLGITLDPSFFICRTGGSVDFDVVFPEVLHLHLRDTSPTELQVPGGLGVVDYNEIVSRLRQCNFQRTMTIDLFPGTMQGEERLLELRKLRLLLESLI; encoded by the coding sequence GTGCATATTGCCGCTTCGACGCGAAGTCTGTGGGATTTGGCGTTTCCGGCAGCGTGTCTGCAGATTCAGGATTTGGGATTCGACAAGGTCGAAATCTGGCTGAACGAAACATCTGATCAGCTAAAGCCATCTCAGGTTGCAGCAAACCCGGAGGCCTACGCAGGGCAGGTTCGTGAGGCAAGTCGGCTAAGCCCATCGGCGATTTTTCTTGAGACAGACGTCGATTTACCCACCTTCGCAGGTATCGTCGAATACGCCAAACTGCTCAAGATTGCCCAGATTACAATTGAAGCATCGCCACGCGGGACGCCGTTCAACACTGAGATTGATCGACTGCGGGAACGCGTTTCTCTTTGCCACCAGGAGGGGGTGCGGCTCAGCATCCTGACAAAGACCGGGCTCTTGAGTGAAGATCCTCATACGGCTGTAGAGCTTTGTCAGAGCGTGAAAGGCCTTGGCATCACTCTTGATCCATCGTTTTTTATCTGTCGCACTGGCGGTAGTGTGGATTTTGACGTGGTATTTCCCGAGGTTCTGCATTTGCATCTTCGGGATACATCCCCCACCGAACTTCAGGTTCCCGGCGGTTTGGGAGTGGTGGACTACAATGAGATCGTGAGTCGACTGCGTCAGTGTAATTTTCAGCGAACGATGACCATCGATTTGTTTCCGGGGACAATGCAGGGCGAGGAACGCCTTCTGGAGCTTCGGAAACTGCGGTTGTTGCTGGAATCGCTGATTTGA
- the lhgO gene encoding L-2-hydroxyglutarate oxidase: METADVIVAGAGIVGLATAWQLIRRQPRLRVIVLEKEATVAFHQTGRNSGVIHSGIYYKPGSLRAKNCHAGRQALEVFCDEYGVAWQRTGKVIVATSESQLESLNSILQRGTQNGVRCEMIDRKQLLQLEPHCAGISAIHVPDAGIVDYPGVCRTLQDLIEAAGGRVMLNIRVTDIRQSTERVTIATSAGEFEAAQLVNCCGLHSDRIARLSGQQLRERIVPFRGEYYELKSGAEHLCRTLIYPVPDPQFPFLGVHFTRMIHGGVECGPNAVLALAREGYNWKTINMRDLTESLCYSGFRKLAMRCWKTGLGEIHRSLSKTAFVRALQKLVPEITADDLVVAPAGVRAQALGLDGRLVDDFMIQRHQRTLNVCNAPSPAATASLNIGKLVAEAVLN, translated from the coding sequence ATGGAGACGGCCGACGTAATTGTGGCTGGTGCCGGCATTGTCGGACTTGCGACTGCCTGGCAATTGATCCGTCGGCAGCCCCGATTACGTGTCATCGTTCTGGAAAAAGAAGCGACGGTTGCGTTCCATCAAACGGGCCGCAACAGCGGCGTCATTCATTCCGGAATTTACTACAAGCCCGGTTCGCTGAGGGCAAAGAATTGTCATGCGGGTCGGCAGGCTCTCGAGGTGTTTTGCGACGAGTACGGTGTCGCGTGGCAAAGAACCGGAAAGGTGATCGTTGCGACGTCAGAGTCTCAGCTGGAATCATTGAACAGCATTCTGCAGCGAGGCACCCAAAATGGCGTTCGTTGCGAAATGATCGACCGTAAGCAGTTGTTGCAGCTGGAGCCGCATTGTGCAGGGATCAGCGCCATCCATGTTCCGGACGCGGGTATTGTTGATTACCCGGGCGTATGCCGAACACTTCAGGATCTGATCGAAGCAGCCGGTGGTCGTGTAATGCTGAACATACGAGTGACAGACATTCGCCAATCCACCGAACGTGTGACCATCGCTACCAGTGCAGGAGAATTCGAAGCGGCGCAACTGGTGAATTGTTGCGGGCTCCACAGCGACAGAATCGCGCGTCTGAGTGGCCAGCAACTCAGAGAACGGATTGTGCCGTTTCGCGGCGAGTACTACGAACTAAAGTCCGGTGCCGAACATCTTTGCCGGACACTGATTTATCCTGTTCCCGATCCGCAGTTTCCGTTCCTTGGCGTTCATTTCACTCGCATGATTCATGGGGGTGTCGAATGTGGGCCCAATGCTGTTCTGGCATTGGCGCGGGAGGGTTATAACTGGAAGACCATCAACATGCGGGATTTGACTGAATCGCTGTGCTACAGCGGATTCAGAAAGTTGGCGATGCGATGCTGGAAGACGGGGCTCGGTGAAATCCATCGATCGTTGTCCAAAACGGCTTTTGTTCGAGCACTTCAGAAACTGGTGCCTGAGATCACGGCCGATGACTTGGTTGTTGCTCCGGCAGGTGTTCGTGCGCAGGCCTTAGGACTGGACGGTCGGTTAGTTGACGATTTCATGATTCAGCGACATCAACGAACATTGAATGTCTGCAATGCGCCATCGCCCGCCGCCACTGCCTCCCTGAATATCGGGAAACTGGTAGCAGAAGCAGTGCTGAATTAG